The following are encoded in a window of Thalassotalea insulae genomic DNA:
- a CDS encoding MarR family winged helix-turn-helix transcriptional regulator — translation MSQKKQQDKYLLLDNQLCFALYSTSLAMTQLYKEYLTPLGLTYPQYTVMLILWEKDGISLKSIADRLGQKSGSLTPVIKRMEADGLIKRVRGLEDDRTLSIELTDKGIALKAQGRKVNQCIIESCGIAEAEIISLREQLLSLKDNLLK, via the coding sequence ATGTCTCAAAAAAAGCAACAAGATAAATACCTATTACTGGATAATCAGCTCTGTTTCGCCCTGTATTCCACTTCTTTGGCCATGACTCAGCTCTACAAGGAATACCTAACGCCGCTAGGATTAACCTATCCGCAATACACAGTGATGCTTATTCTTTGGGAAAAGGATGGTATTAGCTTAAAGAGTATTGCCGATAGGCTAGGGCAAAAATCCGGCTCACTAACCCCTGTGATTAAACGGATGGAAGCTGATGGTTTAATTAAACGGGTCAGAGGACTGGAAGATGACCGTACACTCAGTATCGAGCTAACCGATAAAGGGATAGCACTTAAAGCACAAGGCCGAAAAGTCAATCAATGTATTATTGAATCTTGTGGTATTGCTGAAGCCGAAATTATCTCACTCAGAGAACAGTTACTCTCATTGAAAGATAATTTGTTAAAATAA
- a CDS encoding S41 family peptidase, whose protein sequence is MRKYFGLLLLLLTPVSQAINAERAWNELISVLKTDYAYLDRLDEDFSRLTADFRAQALKATSEQEFIDLAQSFLRNFADPHLNLGPYDTNDYSVYPTGSDIYAQLVDGTAVIIDIKSGSAAFEQGLRPKTVISAIDGLAIEQAIERVAGRVKDKLTPRQQNYALNIALGGKRYQKRTLTVINNNEEHLLSLAASYTSINQLKNGPAVSFKAINGIGYIRFNNGLGNEETVRQFRQALANIKQSHSYIIDLRNTPSGGNTGVAEPVLSHFVSSEQVYQQYQQQADLPYQQTVMKQATVSPQVPLITKPFVVLAGHWTGSMGEGMTIGLDALGAKAVIGAPMADLLGGIKRVELTESGAWLELGFERLYHVNGSYREDFVPEIKLAAADTDEQGQDPALMSALKLLGSSK, encoded by the coding sequence ATGAGAAAATATTTTGGGTTATTGTTGCTATTGTTAACTCCAGTGAGCCAGGCAATTAATGCCGAGCGAGCTTGGAATGAGCTTATTAGCGTATTAAAAACAGATTATGCTTACCTTGATCGCCTGGATGAAGATTTTAGCCGTTTAACAGCCGATTTTCGTGCTCAGGCACTAAAGGCGACTTCAGAGCAGGAATTTATCGATCTGGCACAATCATTTTTGCGCAACTTTGCCGACCCTCATCTGAATCTGGGGCCTTATGACACTAATGATTACAGTGTCTATCCCACAGGCTCAGATATCTATGCTCAGTTAGTAGACGGAACAGCTGTAATTATCGATATTAAATCCGGTTCGGCAGCATTTGAGCAGGGGTTACGCCCGAAAACGGTGATTAGTGCTATCGATGGTTTAGCTATCGAGCAAGCGATTGAGCGCGTCGCGGGTAGAGTTAAAGATAAATTGACACCGCGCCAACAGAATTATGCCTTGAACATTGCACTTGGTGGTAAACGCTATCAAAAGCGAACTTTAACCGTTATTAATAATAACGAAGAACATCTGCTATCACTTGCTGCAAGTTATACCAGTATTAATCAGCTTAAAAATGGCCCTGCAGTGAGTTTTAAAGCAATAAATGGCATTGGCTATATTCGCTTTAATAATGGTTTAGGTAATGAAGAAACCGTTCGTCAGTTTCGTCAGGCATTGGCAAATATTAAGCAAAGTCATAGTTATATTATTGATTTGAGAAATACGCCAAGTGGTGGCAATACTGGCGTCGCAGAGCCGGTACTTTCTCACTTTGTTAGTAGTGAACAGGTTTACCAGCAATATCAACAACAAGCAGACTTGCCTTATCAACAGACGGTAATGAAGCAAGCTACTGTCAGTCCGCAAGTACCATTGATAACGAAGCCTTTTGTTGTACTCGCCGGACACTGGACTGGCAGCATGGGAGAAGGTATGACCATAGGTTTAGATGCGCTTGGTGCAAAAGCAGTGATCGGTGCTCCGATGGCGGATCTTTTAGGTGGTATTAAGCGGGTAGAATTAACTGAAAGCGGTGCCTGGTTGGAATTGGGATTCGAACGTTTGTATCATGTTAATGGCAGTTACCGAGAAGACTTTGTTCCTGAAATTAAATTAGCTGCTGCGGATACTGATGAACAAGGTCAAGACCCGGCCTTAATGTCTGCACTAAAATTACTTGGCAGTAGCAAGTAA
- a CDS encoding DUF6500 family protein yields MRASLRNKIIATCEKKIATKGNNVGISFYAFFANKNTEPELLMEAATWWIQTHQLDHFEKAEKIKTMIENNL; encoded by the coding sequence ATGCGAGCAAGCTTAAGAAACAAAATCATAGCAACATGCGAAAAGAAAATCGCCACTAAGGGTAATAATGTTGGCATCTCTTTTTATGCTTTTTTCGCCAATAAAAATACCGAGCCAGAATTACTAATGGAAGCTGCAACCTGGTGGATACAAACTCATCAGCTCGATCATTTTGAGAAAGCAGAAAAGATAAAAACCATGATAGAAAATAACTTATAG
- a CDS encoding Zn-dependent hydrolase: protein MQVNIERLKETLFTLSNFGYNEADKGIYRPGFSEADMAARRWLMALAESEGFNAHMDGAGNVLIRFGPDDQPAVAIGSHLDSVPAGGMFDGSLGVIAGLECLRVFKENDVELKYPICVIATSEEEGRFGGMFGAQALTGKLTLHDIYTMHDADGYPLAEAMQHCDLDPMQALSAALNPEDLKCFIELHIEQGPVLDQKGIQLGVVEGISGVFKWIVKLLGKADHAGTAPMEMRSDAFMGLADFAHEINRIIDEDGTEYSRITVGKAELKPGFAHTIAGEVDFTLVVRDMSQEVMEALSLACRKTLSAIARRHKLMFEYEQVSWLEPQHCSAPLVDFIDQQAQQMELNYQRMPSGAGHDCQFFTSITETGLIFIPSVNGVSHAPDEWSHWHDVEAGANLLLRCVEQKARTKL from the coding sequence ATGCAGGTCAATATCGAGCGGCTTAAAGAAACCTTATTCACTCTTTCAAATTTTGGTTATAACGAAGCAGACAAAGGTATTTATCGTCCTGGTTTTAGTGAAGCAGATATGGCAGCTCGGCGTTGGTTAATGGCGTTAGCTGAAAGTGAGGGCTTTAACGCACATATGGACGGAGCGGGTAATGTGCTGATTCGCTTTGGTCCTGACGATCAACCGGCGGTGGCTATTGGATCTCATTTAGATTCTGTCCCTGCTGGTGGTATGTTTGACGGCTCATTAGGCGTTATTGCCGGTCTGGAATGTTTACGGGTATTTAAAGAAAATGATGTCGAGTTAAAATATCCGATATGCGTTATTGCCACGTCAGAAGAAGAAGGCCGTTTTGGTGGTATGTTTGGTGCTCAGGCGTTAACTGGAAAATTAACCTTACATGACATCTATACCATGCATGATGCTGACGGCTATCCGCTGGCAGAAGCGATGCAACACTGTGATTTAGATCCGATGCAAGCATTAAGTGCAGCATTAAACCCCGAAGATTTAAAATGCTTTATTGAATTACATATTGAACAAGGCCCAGTACTGGATCAAAAGGGAATTCAACTTGGCGTAGTTGAGGGGATTTCTGGCGTCTTTAAATGGATAGTAAAGCTGCTCGGCAAAGCGGATCACGCCGGCACGGCACCAATGGAGATGCGCAGCGATGCTTTTATGGGGCTGGCCGATTTTGCTCATGAAATTAACCGTATTATAGACGAAGATGGCACAGAATATAGCCGTATTACCGTTGGTAAAGCTGAGCTAAAACCAGGTTTTGCTCATACCATTGCCGGTGAAGTGGATTTTACTTTAGTGGTTAGAGATATGAGTCAGGAAGTGATGGAAGCTTTGAGTCTGGCTTGCCGTAAAACACTGTCAGCAATAGCCAGACGCCATAAATTAATGTTTGAATACGAACAGGTTAGCTGGCTGGAACCACAACATTGTAGCGCGCCGTTAGTTGATTTTATCGACCAACAGGCACAGCAGATGGAACTAAACTACCAGCGCATGCCAAGTGGCGCCGGACATGATTGTCAGTTCTTTACCAGCATTACTGAAACCGGGCTGATTTTTATTCCCTCGGTTAATGGTGTCAGCCATGCACCAGACGAATGGTCACACTGGCACGATGTTGAAGCCGGAGCAAACTTATTATTACGCTGTGTTGAGCAAAAAGCCCGCACTAAGCTATAG
- a CDS encoding organic hydroperoxide resistance protein, translating to MNRIYQAQVTSTGGREGRSVSTDNRLNLALSTPKELGGNDGAGTNPEQLFAAGYSACFIGAIKFVAGQQKLALPNDLSVTATVGIGENPKGAGFAIAVDLNVSLPGLTQQVAEQLIDTAHQVCPYSNATRGNIDITTNIDVAAK from the coding sequence ATGAACCGAATTTATCAAGCACAAGTGACTTCAACTGGCGGGCGCGAAGGGCGCTCAGTTTCAACTGACAATAGATTAAACCTCGCACTTAGTACACCGAAAGAATTAGGGGGTAATGACGGCGCCGGTACTAATCCAGAGCAATTATTTGCGGCAGGCTACTCAGCATGTTTTATTGGTGCAATTAAGTTTGTTGCAGGACAGCAAAAGCTGGCGTTGCCTAATGATTTATCAGTAACAGCTACTGTTGGTATAGGTGAAAATCCTAAAGGAGCGGGATTTGCTATCGCAGTTGACTTAAATGTTAGTTTACCGGGTTTAACACAACAAGTGGCAGAGCAGCTTATAGATACTGCTCATCAGGTGTGTCCGTATTCAAACGCCACCCGTGGCAATATAGATATCACTACTAACATTGATGTTGCAGCGAAATAA
- a CDS encoding LysR substrate-binding domain-containing protein, producing the protein MKVIDKILYMGVKQPTIRQLQLIQALARYRSLSVVAEKLFISQPSVSIQLKNLSELIGLPVYQIQGRMVELTDAGYAILRSANQIFQALDNLQTDIDNLQGVVTGTLSISVVTTAQYFLPLLLAAFNKRYPQVDVKLEIGNRDMVYARLREHQDDFYLFSQIPEDVEVVETPFLTNELVVVVPERHELTLLPSVSLARLSHYPFILREPGSGTREVTLKLFQQHGFNLREKMTIASSEAIKQAVAAGLGISVLSRFSLDFGILPGVKVLEVEHFPVRSQWRLVQNANRKPSLLAQAFQQFMLENGGEILLNAVRK; encoded by the coding sequence ATGAAAGTCATAGATAAAATTCTATATATGGGTGTAAAACAGCCAACAATTAGGCAGTTACAGTTGATTCAGGCATTGGCTCGCTATCGTAGTTTGTCGGTTGTCGCGGAAAAATTATTTATTTCTCAGCCATCGGTATCGATTCAGCTCAAGAATTTAAGTGAATTAATCGGATTACCCGTCTACCAAATACAGGGCCGTATGGTTGAGTTAACCGATGCCGGTTATGCCATTTTACGCAGTGCAAATCAGATCTTTCAGGCATTAGATAATCTGCAAACCGATATTGATAATTTACAGGGGGTAGTGACTGGTACTTTATCTATTTCTGTTGTCACCACAGCGCAGTATTTTCTGCCGCTATTATTGGCGGCATTTAACAAGCGTTATCCGCAGGTGGACGTTAAATTGGAAATTGGAAATCGCGACATGGTCTATGCGCGTCTGCGGGAGCATCAAGATGACTTTTATTTGTTCAGCCAGATCCCCGAAGATGTCGAAGTGGTTGAAACGCCATTTCTGACCAATGAACTGGTCGTTGTGGTGCCAGAACGTCATGAATTAACCTTATTACCGAGTGTTAGCCTCGCGCGTTTAAGCCATTACCCTTTTATTTTGCGTGAACCGGGTTCAGGTACGCGTGAAGTAACACTGAAGTTATTTCAGCAACATGGATTTAACCTGCGAGAAAAAATGACTATTGCCAGCAGTGAAGCGATAAAACAGGCTGTTGCCGCCGGGCTAGGTATCTCGGTATTAAGTCGTTTCAGTTTGGATTTTGGTATTCTTCCCGGGGTGAAAGTGCTTGAGGTCGAACACTTTCCTGTGCGCAGCCAATGGCGCTTAGTACAAAATGCCAATCGAAAACCCAGTTTATTAGCCCAGGCATTTCAACAATTTATGCTGGAAAACGGTGGTGAGATATTGCTAAATGCCGTGCGTAAGTAG
- a CDS encoding trans-sulfuration enzyme family protein has protein sequence MNNISTKLIHQGREQATASFSVNPPLVRASTTVFPDLASYKASYQGLAFETPRYGRSGTSTVMEFQSAMAAISNAESCIATSCGLTACLSVLAAYAKPGRQILIQRDVYGPVKAFADSELAQLGVEVEYFANEQELDSLIDNHTSLIYTEVPTSLTMKLIDIKKISAIAKSHQVPHACDATWGTPVFFDAHRFGINLAIHAATKYINGHSDVLLGAITGSYQDLQLVRDYCQLHGNYAAPDSCWLALRGLRTLSVRLARHQQNALYIASWLKAQPQVQQLLFPALPESPDYQLWQQLFSGAAGPFSIELVPCDDKQFERFINSLTLFGIGTSWGGFESLIMPAVPHHLRATTTQKHQKRLVRLHIGLEDKQDLCDDLQRAFKTLAK, from the coding sequence GTGAATAACATCAGTACTAAACTAATTCATCAAGGCCGTGAGCAGGCAACAGCTTCGTTTTCAGTAAATCCGCCCTTAGTTAGGGCATCAACTACTGTATTTCCTGATCTTGCATCCTATAAAGCGTCATATCAGGGGCTGGCATTTGAAACACCTCGTTATGGCCGCTCCGGCACTAGCACTGTGATGGAATTTCAGTCGGCGATGGCGGCTATCAGCAATGCTGAGTCCTGCATTGCGACCTCTTGTGGTTTAACCGCCTGCCTTTCTGTTCTTGCCGCGTATGCAAAACCGGGAAGACAGATATTAATTCAGCGTGATGTGTATGGCCCGGTAAAAGCATTCGCCGATAGTGAGCTTGCGCAGCTAGGAGTGGAGGTGGAATATTTTGCCAATGAGCAGGAATTAGACTCATTAATAGATAATCATACCAGCTTGATCTATACCGAGGTGCCAACCTCACTGACGATGAAATTAATTGATATCAAAAAAATCTCGGCAATTGCCAAATCCCATCAAGTGCCGCATGCCTGTGATGCTACCTGGGGAACGCCAGTGTTTTTTGATGCCCACAGATTCGGTATTAATCTGGCGATCCATGCGGCGACCAAATATATTAATGGTCATTCCGATGTATTATTGGGAGCGATTACCGGCAGCTATCAGGATCTGCAACTGGTGCGTGATTATTGTCAATTACATGGTAATTATGCTGCGCCAGATTCATGCTGGCTGGCGTTACGTGGACTGCGTACCTTAAGTGTTCGCTTAGCACGTCATCAGCAAAATGCGCTATATATCGCCAGCTGGCTAAAAGCACAACCTCAGGTGCAACAGTTATTATTTCCGGCACTACCTGAGAGCCCTGATTATCAATTGTGGCAACAGTTATTTAGCGGTGCGGCCGGGCCATTTTCGATAGAGTTAGTTCCATGTGACGATAAGCAGTTTGAACGCTTTATTAATAGCTTAACTCTGTTCGGCATAGGCACCAGCTGGGGTGGCTTTGAAAGCCTGATAATGCCGGCGGTGCCGCATCATTTGCGTGCTACAACGACACAAAAACATCAAAAACGCTTAGTACGTTTACATATAGGGTTAGAAGACAAGCAGGACTTATGTGATGATTTACAGCGTGCGTTTAAAACACTTGCGAAATAG
- a CDS encoding TetR/AcrR family transcriptional regulator yields MPKKIDHDAYRIELAQNAIPLFSQYGYSGLGMRKIADELGISKSALYHYFPTKKALFHACTDLITQFDMPDNELAVANSSNGKLQQLMQIIKEIEPTFPGEMSLLFDYLRGRSPQDIAEDDSMCLANQRYEKLIAQFVSQEDNQPVLCLLMGTLLMRYFNGAQTDFSEIESWLSKKL; encoded by the coding sequence ATGCCCAAAAAAATTGATCACGACGCTTACCGTATCGAGCTTGCACAAAATGCCATTCCGCTATTTTCTCAATATGGTTATAGCGGCTTGGGAATGCGAAAAATTGCCGACGAGTTAGGGATTTCCAAAAGTGCGCTCTACCATTATTTTCCGACCAAAAAGGCGTTGTTCCATGCCTGTACCGATTTAATCACTCAATTTGATATGCCGGACAACGAGTTAGCGGTAGCAAATAGCAGTAATGGCAAACTTCAGCAATTAATGCAGATTATCAAAGAAATAGAACCGACATTCCCCGGTGAAATGTCACTGCTTTTTGATTACTTACGTGGCCGTTCACCACAAGATATTGCCGAAGATGACAGTATGTGTCTGGCTAATCAACGATATGAAAAACTGATTGCGCAATTTGTCAGCCAAGAAGATAACCAACCCGTATTATGTCTGCTAATGGGTACACTGCTAATGCGCTACTTTAATGGCGCACAAACCGACTTTAGTGAAATAGAGTCCTGGCTAAGTAAAAAACTATAG
- the ppc gene encoding phosphoenolpyruvate carboxylase, with translation MLETISQNIRALGTVLGQTIANETDQQWLDNIERVRLLAKDGIANDDFAIEELKTLFQSCDEQKLLIYARAFSQFLNLANVAEQQHTTSEQGLAELDLPHPLESLKEKIGDVDAQAFLAAINKLHIELVLTAHPTEVNRRTFIHKYHEIAEQLTTTGAELNGRIEELIEQAWNTNEIRQQRPTPLDESRWGLNAISNSLWHAVPTFVRELDDLCQQVSGQTLPLDARPITMASWMAGDRDGNPFVTAKLSRQAIIQARLMAAELYLEDFQNLYLELSMNKASDGLIQADSNNIGPYRNLLKQTIAKLEHSIVLLKNNKTHGVIASPEELLQPLYRCRESLLAAGLTRSANSLLLDVIRKVHCFGISLVKLDVRQHSEFHDQAIAEIVSALNLGDYLSWSEQQRCQFLQQEINNPRPLLPDVHWSEQTQEVLDTFKFIAEQPKEVLGIYVISMASHQSDVLAVNLLMKATGVSWDMPIAPLFETLDDLNNAAQVIDVLLSDSEYAKRTNNAQHVMIGYSDSAKDAGVLAAAWAQYQAQESLVAVAKRHQVTLKLFHGRGGTIGRGGGPAHAAIASQPPGTLEGGLRVTEQGETIRYKFGLPNLAVRSLHLYASAILASLVKPQPAPKKDWRELMDKMAQRGCEIYRDYVCEQEDFVTYFRQATPEQELSSLPLGSRPSKRKSDGGIESLRAIPWIFAWSQNRLVVPSWLGFGQAIAEFTQQHQATIKDMLSNWPYFRARISLTEMVYLKSDTDISKLYDQHLVEPKLQPLGEQLRTQLSADKATILALLEQSETLESDQWNLASFQLRRPYLLPLHLLQIEALKRLRKQPEHPLCEQLLMVSMTGIATGMRNTG, from the coding sequence ATGTTAGAGACAATTTCACAGAACATCCGTGCATTAGGTACCGTGTTAGGGCAAACCATCGCCAATGAAACCGACCAACAGTGGTTAGACAATATTGAACGTGTTCGACTCTTGGCGAAAGACGGGATCGCCAACGATGATTTCGCCATTGAAGAATTAAAAACTCTGTTTCAGTCATGCGACGAGCAAAAACTATTAATTTACGCCCGCGCATTCAGCCAATTCTTAAACTTAGCCAATGTCGCGGAACAACAGCATACCACCAGTGAGCAAGGACTAGCTGAGCTGGATTTACCTCATCCGCTGGAATCATTAAAAGAAAAAATAGGCGATGTCGATGCACAGGCATTTCTTGCTGCCATTAACAAACTACATATTGAGTTAGTACTCACTGCGCATCCAACCGAAGTTAATAGACGTACCTTTATTCATAAATACCATGAAATTGCCGAACAACTGACAACAACTGGGGCTGAACTGAATGGTCGTATCGAAGAACTCATTGAGCAAGCCTGGAACACCAATGAAATACGTCAGCAACGACCAACGCCATTAGATGAATCTCGCTGGGGCTTAAATGCCATCAGTAACAGTCTCTGGCACGCGGTGCCAACTTTTGTTAGAGAACTCGATGATTTATGTCAACAAGTTAGCGGACAAACACTACCGTTAGATGCCAGACCTATTACCATGGCGAGCTGGATGGCTGGTGACCGTGATGGAAACCCATTTGTCACCGCCAAACTCAGTAGACAGGCAATTATTCAGGCACGTTTAATGGCTGCGGAGCTTTATCTCGAAGATTTTCAAAATCTCTACCTTGAGTTATCAATGAATAAGGCAAGTGACGGTCTTATTCAGGCAGATAGTAATAATATTGGGCCCTATCGCAACTTATTAAAACAAACTATCGCTAAGCTTGAACACAGTATCGTACTGCTTAAAAATAATAAAACCCATGGCGTTATCGCCAGTCCTGAAGAATTATTGCAGCCATTATACCGCTGTCGTGAAAGCCTGTTAGCCGCTGGTTTAACCCGTAGCGCCAATTCCTTATTACTGGATGTCATTCGTAAAGTACATTGTTTTGGCATTTCGTTAGTCAAACTCGATGTTCGTCAACACAGTGAGTTTCACGATCAGGCGATCGCTGAAATTGTCAGCGCATTGAACTTAGGAGATTACTTATCCTGGAGTGAACAGCAACGTTGTCAGTTTTTACAGCAGGAAATCAATAACCCGAGGCCACTCCTACCTGACGTTCACTGGAGCGAACAAACCCAAGAAGTATTAGATACCTTTAAGTTCATTGCTGAGCAACCCAAGGAAGTATTAGGTATTTATGTGATCTCTATGGCCAGCCACCAAAGTGACGTGCTGGCAGTAAATTTACTAATGAAAGCGACCGGTGTTAGCTGGGATATGCCGATAGCGCCACTATTTGAAACCTTAGATGATTTAAATAATGCCGCTCAGGTAATCGACGTTCTTTTATCGGACAGTGAATATGCCAAGCGCACCAATAACGCCCAACATGTAATGATCGGCTATAGCGATTCCGCAAAAGATGCCGGCGTGTTAGCCGCCGCTTGGGCACAATATCAAGCACAAGAATCATTAGTGGCAGTAGCGAAACGCCATCAGGTCACGCTTAAATTATTTCATGGCCGTGGCGGTACAATTGGACGTGGTGGCGGTCCAGCTCATGCTGCAATTGCCTCACAACCACCAGGCACATTAGAAGGTGGCTTACGAGTAACCGAACAAGGGGAAACTATTCGCTATAAATTTGGTTTACCCAACCTGGCAGTACGCAGCTTACATTTATATGCCAGCGCGATTTTAGCCAGCTTAGTGAAACCACAGCCAGCACCGAAAAAAGACTGGCGTGAGCTGATGGATAAAATGGCGCAGCGTGGTTGTGAAATCTATCGCGACTATGTTTGTGAGCAGGAAGACTTTGTCACCTACTTCCGTCAAGCAACCCCAGAGCAAGAACTTTCGTCATTACCACTGGGATCCAGACCGAGTAAGCGTAAATCAGATGGTGGTATTGAGTCCTTAAGAGCGATCCCGTGGATATTTGCCTGGAGCCAAAACCGATTGGTAGTACCAAGCTGGCTCGGTTTTGGTCAGGCAATCGCAGAGTTTACCCAACAGCATCAAGCAACAATTAAAGATATGCTCAGCAATTGGCCATATTTTAGGGCACGAATATCGCTCACTGAAATGGTTTATCTAAAATCAGATACCGATATTTCCAAACTCTACGATCAACACCTGGTTGAGCCTAAATTACAGCCATTAGGTGAACAATTAAGAACACAGCTAAGCGCTGATAAGGCAACAATTCTGGCGTTACTGGAACAAAGTGAAACCTTGGAAAGCGATCAATGGAACTTAGCTTCATTCCAATTACGTCGCCCTTATTTGCTGCCACTGCATTTACTGCAAATAGAAGCGTTAAAGCGCCTAAGAAAACAGCCGGAACATCCGCTATGCGAACAATTACTGATGGTCAGCATGACCGGGATAGCAACAGGTATGCGTAATACTGGCTAA
- a CDS encoding SLC13 family permease — protein sequence MAIPELPNYHALAMLFITVLALYIFRRDDIPLETSSLAVLVILCLIFTVFPFDIAGKHLEPSSLFFGFGHEALVTVCALMIIGHALVRTGALVPVGRSLAKLWKISPTLSLLITLIIAGTLSAFVNNTPIVVLLLPILTSVAIRTHTDTSPMLLPMGLATLVGGMTTTIGTSTNLLVVSVASDMGLPRMGMFDFSLPAIIAASVAIIYLWLVAPKLLPPRSGSLPDTSPRLFSAYLNINEDSSANGKKVSEILKMTDDQMTIESIQRSPDYRNIMPLPDTVLREGDRLHIKDNPEQLKEFESVLQATLFSGAHKVDDDHPLNAEKQKLAEIVVIQASELVGRTLRDVQFAKRYGISVLALHRDGKAMEIGRRSIGNVVIHTGDVLLVQGDAEQVAVLKETQGVLVIDGASDLPYSQKAPMALVVLFFVIGIAAVGILPIAISSICGILVLLITKCLDWSEVSAALNSQVVLIVVASLALGSAMMQTGGAEYIAQLFVALAFDLPPGGIIAALMLMLAVLTNIVSNNAAAVIGTPIAISVATQLQLPVQPFILAVLFGANLSYATPMAYKTNILVMNAGGYQFSDFIRVGLPLIVLMWISLSFLLSWLYL from the coding sequence GTGGCCATACCTGAATTACCGAATTACCATGCACTGGCGATGTTGTTTATTACCGTGCTGGCATTATATATTTTTCGTCGCGATGATATTCCGCTCGAAACCTCGTCATTAGCGGTATTAGTGATCCTGTGTCTGATCTTCACCGTTTTTCCGTTTGATATTGCTGGCAAGCATTTAGAGCCCTCATCGTTATTTTTTGGTTTCGGCCATGAAGCACTAGTGACGGTTTGTGCCTTAATGATTATTGGTCACGCGTTAGTACGTACCGGGGCGTTAGTGCCTGTTGGTCGCTCACTCGCTAAATTATGGAAAATCAGCCCAACACTTTCGTTATTAATTACCTTGATCATTGCTGGTACCTTAAGTGCGTTCGTTAATAACACGCCAATCGTGGTTTTGCTGTTGCCTATTTTGACCAGTGTTGCAATCCGCACTCATACCGATACCTCTCCTATGTTATTACCTATGGGGTTAGCTACTTTAGTTGGCGGCATGACCACGACTATTGGTACTTCCACTAATTTACTGGTGGTCAGTGTTGCCAGTGACATGGGGTTGCCACGAATGGGGATGTTTGATTTTAGTTTGCCAGCGATAATTGCTGCCAGCGTTGCGATTATTTATTTGTGGTTAGTTGCTCCTAAACTATTACCGCCGCGATCTGGGTCTTTACCTGATACTTCGCCTCGCTTATTCAGTGCTTATCTTAATATTAATGAAGACAGTTCTGCTAATGGCAAGAAAGTTTCAGAAATATTAAAAATGACAGATGATCAAATGACCATTGAGTCGATTCAGCGTAGCCCTGATTATCGTAACATTATGCCGTTACCAGATACGGTGTTAAGAGAAGGAGACCGTCTGCATATTAAGGATAATCCGGAACAGTTAAAGGAATTTGAATCGGTATTACAAGCAACCTTGTTTTCAGGTGCTCATAAAGTCGATGACGATCATCCATTAAATGCGGAAAAACAGAAATTAGCGGAAATCGTGGTGATTCAGGCGTCTGAATTAGTAGGGCGTACCTTGCGAGATGTCCAGTTTGCCAAGCGTTATGGTATTTCGGTACTGGCATTACATCGTGACGGTAAAGCGATGGAAATTGGTCGCCGTAGTATAGGTAATGTTGTGATTCATACCGGAGATGTTTTGTTAGTGCAGGGGGATGCCGAACAGGTAGCAGTACTGAAAGAAACTCAGGGAGTTTTGGTCATTGATGGCGCATCTGACTTACCTTATTCACAAAAGGCACCGATGGCGTTAGTGGTATTATTTTTCGTTATTGGTATCGCAGCTGTAGGGATTTTGCCAATTGCCATCAGTTCGATTTGTGGCATCTTAGTATTACTGATCACTAAATGCTTGGACTGGAGTGAAGTTTCAGCAGCGTTAAACAGTCAGGTGGTGCTAATTGTCGTTGCGTCGTTGGCGCTGGGTTCTGCGATGATGCAAACCGGCGGCGCGGAATATATTGCGCAACTTTTCGTTGCATTGGCCTTTGATTTACCGCCGGGTGGTATTATTGCGGCGTTAATGTTGATGCTGGCGGTGTTAACTAATATCGTTTCCAATAATGCCGCAGCGGTTATCGGTACGCCGATCGCCATTTCGGTAGCAACCCAATTACAACTCCCGGTGCAGCCGTTTATTTTAGCCGTTTTATTTGGTGCAAATTTAAGTTATGCCACCCCTATGGCTTATAAAACCAATATCTTGGTGATGAACGCCGGTGGTTATCAGTTCTCTGATTTTATTAGAGTTGGTTTGCCATTGATTGTATTAATGTGGATCTCGCTATCTTTTTTATTAAGTTGGCTGTATTTATAA